GTGATGGGATTGGAGGATGGTTCGTGGCGCGAGGTTGGTGATACATGGGGTGATGGGGAGGATGTTAGGGCTGGGAAGATTGTTGTTGGTGATGATAGTGGCTCTCCTTTGGTGTTCATGCTTGATGGGAATGAGATTTTCAGGTACTTTCTCGTTTTCGGTTTGGTGATTAATCTGTTGCTATAAGCATTAAGAATATCTTTGAATCTATGCTTGTTAAATTTTGTTTCAATGTTTGTGATTTGtgtatgaatttgatgttttgttGTTATAATTGAAGTAACTATTAAGTTTACTCTTGTGCATGAAAACATAGCATCTTCCTTTTTCGATAGGCTTAATCCTTCATTATATTGTACTTGTTTGTTGCTTGCTTGTTAAAATAgtatattaatataatcaacacttCTTTATAGCAACTACGAAACTTGGATGCAGCGCGGTCTTGTTTAGGCTGCAGTGTCATGCAATTTCATGTGATGAGAGTTACTACTTTAATTTAGTCTGAGTTTGAGATTTTGAGTTCCTCGATTTTCTGGTTTGTTTTTGTTCACATGCTTTCTGATGGGTTTTTCGGTTTATGTGACTTGGACTGAGTGTTAGGATTTTTGGTTATGAGATGTATCCCTCTTTTTTTGTCCCGGACCGATCATATCCTTTTGGCGACCTTCGTTGTCCAACCAATCCAAGGTATATCTGAGGCTATGAGTTTGACAACCTTTGTTTGATATGTACAAATTTGCGAGTCTTATAAATGCATAGTTAGTCCTGCTAAAGTTTAGGTGATTCTAGTAAGGATCCATTTCAAATTTCATTTGTTATGTGTGCATGTCTAGAAGTGGTGCACATTTATCAGAGTAGAATAACTAGCATCCGTCCCTGTAATACTAATAGTTGATTACAACCGATTATAACAATGTAAATGAATAACAAGTTCAGTTGTTGAACATTAGTTTTCCTGGATAATCAATCTGAAATTGTATGCTTGAAATTGTATGCTTGAACTTCTTGCTATCCATGTACACAGTACATCATTCTATATATCCTTGATGGCTAAGGCTTTGCTTGTTTACTTGCAAATTACATTTCCAGAACTTCTGAAATTGCAAATCTGTAATTCACTTTTTTTTTATGATGAATAAAACTTGCAGATATGAAATGTCTTCAAACCGTTGGGAATACGAGTCTCGTGTGCCGAAAAAAGCTCCCCTTGGTTCGGCCTTTGGCATTGTAGTAGCATCTGGCGAGCTGTATGTATTGTCGcatttatatgatgatgattttgctGAAACTCGAAGGTCCAGACCCTATAAGAAGGCAGGAACCATGTGCTTTCAAATCTATAATCCGAAAAAGAAGATGTGGAGAACACTGGTCACAAAATCGCCTTTCACTCGACACATAGACATTACTAGTGCTGTATTGAGCTCAATACGTCTGTGAATTGTGGTGTGTCTTATTTGTATAGTTTAGGCTTCTGCCAAATTCATTGTGCAGCATAATATCTTTGACCACTGGGTTCCATGAAGGTGGCTTATATTTGTAAATTAATGTGTTTAGTGCATCTCTTGACTTGATCAGGGTATAGTTTATAGGAATTTGCATATTTTTCAGCTGTTAATAAAGTGTGTTAAGCCTGAAGTATTGAATATATTGTAATGGATATAGAAATGATTGTAGCTTGCAAATTGTTACTTGTTTTTAAACTTTTGAAATAAAATAGTTGTGAATGTAGTTCTACTTGGTATATTATATTCCTCCTATGTTATTATTAAATACCTTAAGCATAATATAAAGTTTGTTTAAGCatcatattttttgaaaattaaatttgatTGTTTTAATAACAAATGAAGGGGTCAGGTTGGGCCGGTTTAACCAAACACCTAGTTGATCcagtttggttttttttttttatacctTTACACAAATTTTTGAGAACCCTTATGTATGAAGTGATGCCCACCTTTAAAAATTTCAAAGTACCTTTATTTCTCCGAATGcaccaaatttattttttattaaaattaattcggagatgtattttttaattaacttcaaaaattcggagatacatctccaaactAAATATAATTGTTAAGAGTTTACCTTCTTGAACAATATATGACATGTACACGTGCTTATAAGTGGGGATTTTATAAGTGGGGATTACATTTCTTAACAATAATATCTAACGAGCCGTTTTATTGTTCACAAAAAGAACAAACATCGACACAGAGATGAATAAATTTAACAACTAACTATCAAAAGAACACCCACAAAGAAAATACTGTTTTTTAACCGAAAATTCATCACcccattaaataaaaataatagtaacaaacagTGTATCGGATCTAAAAACTTGTATGTGGATGAAAAAGCTAGAGAGAGGATTGATGAAAAACAAAGATTGAAATTGAAAGATTCTAAAGAGAGTATAATAGATAGATTTGGGGAAAGTAAATgtaaatccataatgtatgttttaagttcggagatacatctcccaatttacttttaaaaaatttagagataaatctccaaattaaattttgataaaaaaaataggatTTAATATATTCGAAGATATATCtgtaaaatcaaaaaatatttttgacattTCACCAAGAATCTTGGAGAAAGTATATAAGGGTGCAAagagaaatttttaatttttttccggTGAGtcaaatggtttttttttttgtttcttataCATTCGTAGTCCAATAATTGACTCAGACCAATTATCTTTGACCCAAGCGATTCTTGATCTTATACTAGTCTAGCTATTCTGTTCAATTCAAATTTTTATTGCATTAGTATAATGAAAATTTATAATGAAGTATGCTTCTTGTAGTGATTCTCTGATGCTGCAGTCGGAAAAGGCCACAATCACGTTTTGATTTAAACTTGTTATTTTTAAGTTATAAAAGTATGTTGTTTATGATAATTTGATCAAAAATCTAACTGCTCGTTATTTTTGGAGTTATAAAAATGGGTTTAATGGAGATGCActaacagtgtaaaaaagttttacactgtcatccaatgagAATATATTATTCTGCCATGTCATCtcagtaatttaaaaataacagtatAACTTAGTAGGATGCATGgtcgtgattgattgacagtgtaaaacttttttacactgtcagtacatcaccccttttctctatAAAAATATGTTGTTTATGATAATTTAATCAAAACCTAAGTGCTAATATAATTTTGATAGTGTGTCGATAGTTGTTCAAATTCGATTTTTTATGGGATCTTTGATTGTTTGAGGataattattcaatttttttttgtactGTCCTTGATTGTGTGACGATAATTATTCAAATTTGATTCTTTGTGAAATCCTTCTTGAAATCGTTCACTTTTTCAACCATCTCGTCGGTGTTTGCAATTCCTactcttattttgaattattattaagaAATGCATTAAATTAACCTATTGTCAAAGCATGAGATTGACCCCAAACTCATGCACCATCCAACACTTCCTTCTTAGTTATTGTTTTAGAATTTagttatataatattatttttcagaactatattcaaaataattgtattattttaCCTTAAGTATGACTTGACCTTttcttaatgttttttttaaatatttcctTAGATGTTTAAATAATTCTTTTGGTTACAGATGTTTAATTAGTTTGATAATAAGTTATTCATATCAAACACACCCTAAATTTTAAAggttataataataatactataatataaacaaattataCACATATAATTGCACAATCATGTACATTGTAATTTTAGACATATATGACTACATTAGAATTAGAACCTTTTCATATGTATATATTTCTAAAATTACAATGTAAAAACTGCTGTATGAAAACCAATTATAGTATATATGAaaccaaaatttaaaatatatgataGATGAGAACTATTGCAAAATTGATGTAATAATATTCAACTgttttttttctctaaaaaatAATCAAAGTATTTAGTCCTATTAATTTTCATACATTTGTTGCGTGTGGACCATATAGGCCATAGGAATACCTCAAAGTGAAACCATAGCTTGAGAGTCAAATaaaagtttcaaattcaaacaattgttaaGGAAACAACATGAGAGAGAGACATGTTTCTATTTAAAGACCCTTCCTTCTACCAAAACTTTTCATATCAAAAACTCATTAGCATTGCACTTCTATACCCTAGGATCATTTTTTGTTCTTAAATTAATTTGTTCtttgaaagagaagaaaagacACATGGCTTTCTCTTATAAGAATACCATATTCACAATTTTGTTGATGTTGGTGACTATTTTTATTGCTTGTCCACAATCTGGAGTAGGTTGTAGACCATTGTTTTTGCATAGTGAATGGTCAAATCAATATGGCCTTCTTTGGCAATTGCTTGCAAACGGTCCTGCTCCAGTTTCAGATGGAGATCACACTCATCCTTAAACCTTCATTTATCATCTAGTTCATCAATCAAACTACCTATTTCAGATCAGATGTGTTCATTTACATGGTTGAAGAGGTTGAAAATCATATACATAACATGTTGAATGTATGTAATGTAATTAATTATTAgagatttaatttatatataggcATAAATTcttctttaaattcaaattgaAATTTATTTGTATATGTTAAACTTATAATTTGTATTGCCAATTTGCCATATCAATTAAACATTGATTTCCTTTTTTATATTTCATActctttattatttattacttttactttttttttagggagatttaatttattttattactaaTACGATATTGAATATATATGTCTGTAAATCGATaaacttataaaaaataataagaagtgGAGCTACTCGTGGCAAAACATGAGAAACTTTATTAGACCATCTTCAACGGTCCGTTCTTCGCTTAGTTTTTCAGCTGGCAATACATTTTTTCATTTTCAAAGAGCTCCAGCTGGTCATCGATTGAAAGAGATGCAacgttctttcattttttttatattataaaattcaaactagccgttGAACGGCTAGttcctttttttttcaacttattttttcaattataaatatAGTGTTTTAGGAAAAAAATTACCAACACCAAGtttttttcactttcattttctcTTAAATTTCAAGTTTCTCTCTCAAAGTTTCATCCAAATTTTCATCTTTTTACTTCAACTTAAAATTGTTTAGGTCTAATAGATCCTAATCATTTTCATTATCAACAAGCTATGTTCAATAAAACATGCAAAGTTATCAAAATCCTaattctcaaaattctcaaattccATCGGTGTCAACAAACCCCACCATATTTTTTATGTCACCAaacaatccaaatattttttcgtCATGAACCGATGTCTGGTTGTCAACTTCCACGGTTTTCTACTCAAGTTGGTGGTGAAATAGAAAAAGTGTTGTCGTTAAAAAAAACCGAGAGCAATTTACAAGGGATGAGGATATACTTCTTATCCAATCACGACTCAATGTTTCAAAGGATCCAATTGTGGGAGTTGACCAAAAGACTGGGAGTTTTTGGGTAAGAGTCGCTGCCAATTATAACCAGTATCATGGACAATCGCGGAAAAGTCAAGGGAACAATTAAAATGTCGATGGCATCGAATAAATGGCTTGATTCAAAATTTGGTTGGGTGTTACAAACAAGCTGTTAATGGAAAGAAAAGTGGGACATCGGAGAACGATATCATGGCCGCTGCACATGCTTTTTTTGCTCAGGATCAAGGTACAACATTCAATCTTGAGTACACATGGCGACTGttaaaagatgaacctaaatGGATGGGAGAATCGATTGGAAGTTCTTTAAAAATAACAAAGACTTCTGGTAGTGGGGCATCATTGGAGAACCCAAATACACCTTCAGGTTATGAGTTTCACTCTTCATCACCAATGGAGCGTCCAATGGGACAAAAAGCAGCAAAAAGGAAGGGTAAGACAAATGAAATTCCAACTGCTAAGCAAGATGAAGGGAATAAAAGAACAACGACAATGGAAAGACTAGCGCAATGTAAGAAGGACGAGATAGAAGTCAAGATAATTCAAATCATGATGAAAGACACTTCTACTATGAGCGATAATCAACGAGatattcatgaaaaatattgtaaTAAGATGGAAAAAAATTTGGAATGTAGTTAGTATCACTTATGTAAAATGGCCAATAACACCACTTTAATTTATCAACACCTATGTAAAATGGTCATTAGTACCACTTTAATTTATCATCTATGTAAAATGGTCATTAGTACCACTTTAATTTATCAACATCTATGTAAAATGGTCATTAGTACcactttaaattataataaatattatgttattcaaactagccgttattcaaactagtcgttattcaaactagctgTTATTCAAATCCAGTATACATAGATGTTCAATTCCGAAGAAGGTTCAGAATGCATAGGCATATATTTCTTCAAATTGTAGATGCCCTTGGAAATCATGATGAATATTTCCAAATGAGGGTCGATGCAACTGGTAAAATGGGTCTTTCACCATTGCAGAAATGTACATCTTCTATTCGTATGTTGGCGCATGGGTCTCCTGCTGACTCTGTAGACGAATATGTTCGAATCGGTGAAAGCACTTCAATTGAGTGCTTACAAAGATTCGTTCAGGGCGTGAATGCTGTATTTGGGGCTGAGTATTTGAGAAAGCCTAACAACACTGACGTTGAACATCTTTTACAAATGGGAGAGTCACGTGGCTTTCTAGGTATGTTGGGTTCCATTGATTGTATGCATTGGGAATGGAAAAATTATCCTGTTGCATGGAAAGGACAATATTGTCGAGGTGATCATGGTAAGCCCACAATCATGCTTGAAGCAGTGGCATCGCAAGACTTATGGATTTGGCATGATTTTTTTGGTATTGCAGGTTCAAACAATGACGTTAATGTGTTAAACCAATCCAACGTGTTTAACGATATTTTGGAAGGACATGCTCCCAATGTGCAATATACAATCAATGAGACATCATATAATATGGGGTATTATTTAGCATATGGTATATATCCTGAGTGAGCTACATTTGTCAAGACCATTTCAATGCCACAGGgagaaaagaaaaaattatttgctCAACATCAAGAATCAGCTAGAAAAGATGTGGAGCGGACATTTGGAGTGCTTCAATCTCGATTTGCAATTATACGTGGCCCAGCGCGTGCCTGGCACATGGAGACCCTCAAGTATACCATATATGCCTGCATCATATTGCACAACATGATTGTGGAAGACGAACGACATACATATGGAGGTAATTTTGATTACTCTTATGATAATGTGGATAACAACTCAACAACTGAAATATTTAGCGGTCCTCATCCGAATCTTGCAACAAGACTACAAAGAAGAGCAAGTATTTGTGAAAAACAAGTTCATCGTCAACTTCAAGGAGATCTAGTCGAGTATGTTTGGGAACGTTTTGGACATGAAGATGATGAAATTTAAGTTTGATTAATTAtgtgatgttatttatttttattgtttttaattatatgtcatgtatttgagattaaatttaattatcattttaaattataagttaaatttgaattttatttattttatatcaattttaatttaaataattaaaatcattattttaaataatataaaatttaatatgaataaaatattattttataaagtaAAGTTGTGGGACCTAATATGAGTTCTTcagagttgcaccattggagtgAAAAATTAATTGAGTTGCTTCAAGCTGATGTGGCTTAATAGGTCCCACAAAGAACCCAAAAAGTGAGTTCATGGTTGGAGATGCTCTTAGCTTGTCTCTTAGCGAAGTTAATATAAAAGTTCTTAAAGTAAAGGACTAATAAGAGTTTACATTCATAAGTAATAGCATCAAAATCTGAAACATTCGGTTGCTGAATATTCATACTTTCTACCATGCTTTTAACATCTAGCTCAAAATACTCTCCATCAAAACCAAGATCAAGAATCTATTTAATAGATGCCAAAAGGCCTAAACCTTCCCATATATCAATCTCGATAATAGGTGAAAACTATTCAATCCGAGTCGCAACAAAATTGTTCCTCATTATCTCAAATGCAAGCACCTATTCATGCCTTGTTACAAAAATTAGAGAAGGATGCTCCATTTTTGCATTTGAGATGTCCAAGGCTTTAGTTAAATACAAGgcgaagaagaattcaaaaggagACGTGGAGAGATGATACAAAGCAAGATAGGTGGTGAAAGGCTATAGTCAAAGACAAGGAATTGACTATGATGAGGTATTTGCTCCCGATGCTCGTCTTGAAACAATTAGACTGATCATTTCTTTGGCAGCCCAAAATTAATGGAAGATTTATCAAATGTATGTGAAGTCGACCTTCTTGAATGATTTTCTCGAAGAAGAAGTTTATATCGAGCAACCACTGGTCTATGAAGTAAAAGGACAAGAATAAAAAGTCTTGAAGTTGAAGAAGACGTTGTACAGTCTCAAGCAAACACCAAGAGCTTGGAATGTTTGAATTGACAAGTACTTTCAAGATAAGAACTTCATCAAGTGTCCATATGAGCATACACTCTATATCAAAGCGTAAAGTGGAGATATTTTATTGTGTGCTTATATGTAGATGACTTGATTTTCACAGGGAACAATCCAAACATGTTCGAAGATTCCAAGAAAAACATGTCAAATGAATTTGAGATGACAGATACGGGGCTCGTGGCATATTATCTCGGCATTGAAGTAAAGCAAAAAGATAAACGATTTTTCATCACCCAAGAAAGCTATGTCAGAGAAGTCCTTAAGAAGTTTAAGATGGATGATGCCAATCCGATTGACACCCCGATGGAATGTGGCAGCAAGTTGAGCAAACATGAAAATTAAGAGATTGTGGATCAAACTCTTTATAAAAATTTGGTTGGAAGTCTACGTTACTTGTTACTTGACAAGTACAAGCTCCAACAACAACTAATTTTACAATCATTTTAAAAATGCCAATTATAAAACACATTcaaaagtttttttaattttttaattttgcaATTCTTATGGTTCGCTCAAAATACAAACTAGATTTTATTAGAGGAACATTGCGTAGAACTTTGATTTcaagttttttttgttgaaagTAAGACCTTTTGTATCCCGCCATTGatataactcacaacttttaatGTAAAAAAACTTTAGAAGAAAATATCATTACTAACTAAAATTTGAGATAAAAAATGTGAAACTCATCATAATTCTTCTTTCGGTAAGATTAGCGAGAACTaagataaattttatatttatttcgtTTGGTATGCATTTGTTTGCCAGAAATAAATCATTACATAAGTTTATATACAAGCAGAAAACAATCATTTTGGACTAAGTGAGTCctttacaaataaatatttatgcaCCAAATCGAAAAAGGTATTTTTTTAGAGTTTGGAAAAATATCATACTACAACTTAAAAGAATATAATATATCTCAATTTTGTTACAATGAGATGATTGGAATTGAATGTGAATAGAAGAATATAAGGAATACAATGTGATTTTTTTTGTGTTGCATGTGAGAcatgcaaataaaaataaaaaaaattgatgaaaCCCTGCCCACTGCCAAGTGGAACTTGAATAAATTTGAAAGGAGTATATAATTGGAGCTTCATTATGGATGAGTGTGATCTCCTGATGAACCAGGTGCAACACCGTTTGGAAGAGATTGCAAAACAAGGCCATGCTGGTGATAATGTATGAATAATGGCCTGCAATCTACTCTTGATTGAGATGTAACAAAAATGATTAATACAAGGAGCAGAATTCTAAAAAGGATCATTCTATAAGAGAAAGCCATGTATGTTTGAATGAATTTGTATATGATAAAATATGTATGTGAAATATGTTGTGGTTTGATGGAAGGAGATGGGACATAAGTCATTTATATAGGAAGTGGAGTTGAGTTGAATAAAGGTTTGCTTTGACTGTGATGGCTTTGAATATTGAAAAATTGGAATAGCAATACCTTGGACTACCAAGTACAAACACATACACACCCATTTTCACGCGCGACCCATATCTCACTACAAACATGACCAATTCAATAAATTGAAAGAGTGAAACATGCTTCTAAGATGTTTAAGTAGTTCAGTCAAATATTTCTtgtttataacttttatttttaataaataaaagactAATAATTAATCTAACAATATTTATATAACAAGACATATAGTAAGACACTACAAGAAAACAACGTATTAGTGGGGTGAGTTTGCTGGGTGTTAGTCATTTCGCAAATTAATGCACTTGTGGAGTGTATTTCAcctcacaaataaataaataaatgtttttcCAACTCGCAATAGACCGTGGaaagtttgaaatttttttaaaaaaagttactaGGCGAAAAACACTCCGCAActgtgttttaaaaaaattgagggGAAATTATATCTGACATTTATTGATGGCACAatttagaaattttttaaaagaaagttgCTAGATGAAAAATACCCCGGAAAAGTTGTTAGGTAAAAAACACCCCGCAACTATACTTtaaaaaaattggagaaaaattATGTCTGCCATTAGTGTGGCAGGTGGACGTTTGACTGACACAGACATTGCGAGGTGAAAATCACCTAGCAAGTCTCAACGACTTTAAACGTTGTGGGGTGTTTTTCACCTCACAAGTTTGCTTTAAATACCACCAATTTAGTTTCCAATCTCACATTCCAGATTCAACGAATTTCACTCTTTCATTCTCTCTTTCTCCCAGCCACGGttccacacttcaaaaccctcaaAATCTCTCAAAGCTTTTATTTTTAACACAAATCAACACTTTCAAGACTCAAATTACTTGCTGGTTTTAaagttctttttagttttttttcatcAAATCCATTATTTAAGGTACAAATAAGAA
The Vicia villosa cultivar HV-30 ecotype Madison, WI linkage group LG6, Vvil1.0, whole genome shotgun sequence genome window above contains:
- the LOC131614742 gene encoding uncharacterized protein LOC131614742; this translates as MAAAHAFFAQDQGTTFNLEYTWRLLKDEPKWMGESIGSSLKITKTSGSGASLENPNTPSGYEFHSSSPMERPMGQKAAKRKGKTNEIPTAKQDEGNKRTTTMERLAQCKKDEIEVKIIQIMMKDTSTMSDNQRDIHEKYLYIDVQFRRRFRMHRHIFLQIVDALGNHDEYFQMRVDATGKMGLSPLQKCTSSIRMLAHGSPADSVDEYVRIGESTSIECLQRFVQGVNAVFGAEYLRKPNNTDVEHLLQMGESRGFLGMLGSIDCMHWEWKNYPVAWKGQYCRGDHGSNNDVNVLNQSNVFNDILEGHAPNGEKKKLFAQHQESARKDVERTFGVLQSRFAIIRGPARAWHMETLKYTIYACIILHNMIVEDERHTYGGNFDYSYDNVDNNSTTEIFSGPHPNLATRLQRRASICEKQVHRQLQGDLVEYVWERFGHEDDEI